In a single window of the Bacteroidia bacterium genome:
- a CDS encoding DUF4199 domain-containing protein, whose translation MKPYVIVGTVGGLIGIVFKLFLFFTDRFNFNSLAFSNLMELGIVALVPIFASVYQFKFDYQLLFWERVRPIIGSSIVSTLWFSIFAYAYFGLINPEFGAHFVMENEALIHKNAPDPQQFKKMVDFYLNHFQPINQATSAAFGMMFVGMVFSFISAAISGLIKRS comes from the coding sequence ATGAAACCTTATGTTATTGTAGGTACAGTTGGAGGGCTGATTGGAATAGTATTTAAATTATTCCTTTTTTTTACGGATCGGTTTAATTTTAATAGTTTGGCCTTTTCTAACTTAATGGAGTTAGGGATTGTGGCCTTGGTCCCAATATTTGCTAGTGTATATCAATTTAAGTTCGATTATCAGTTGCTTTTTTGGGAAAGGGTTAGGCCTATTATAGGTTCTTCAATTGTTTCAACACTTTGGTTTTCTATTTTTGCTTATGCTTATTTTGGTTTAATAAATCCGGAGTTTGGCGCTCATTTTGTCATGGAAAATGAAGCATTGATTCACAAAAATGCTCCGGATCCTCAGCAGTTTAAGAAGATGGTTGATTTTTATTTGAATCATTTTCAACCAATAAATCAAGCGACATCTGCTGCCTTTGGAATGATGTTCGTTGGGATGGTTTTTTCATTTATTTCCGCTGCTATTTCAGGGTTAATTAAACGTTCATAG
- a CDS encoding DUF5106 domain-containing protein, with the protein MLNKLTFLFLIVLGFSAQAADGYKIKCKIKGANDSTCYLAYYFGDKQYLKDTAKADAMGNLEFSGAEKLPGGIYLVVVPKKRYFEIIVDKEQNFSLETDTADFAQNMHFKGTKENEVFYSYLRFITQKSKDIEPLREQLKKVSEKGDSAKNIKAQMGEIDKQVKEYKLKFIEDHPEMMLSKVFKASQEPEVPENPNKDDQTFAYRYYKAHYFDGVDFTDDRLLRSPVFANKVKYYMDKLVVQSPDSLNKDAEYLVEKGRPNKEVFKYLVYWLTNTYETSNLMGADAIFVNMVKKYYKTGQAFWVNDTVLKKIVDRADQLDKILIGKTAPDLLVQDTLLANFSLSKFNAKYTILYFWDPDCGHCKKITPKVLEFYNEYKSKGVEVFAVCTNFGETMDLWKKGIKEMKLNWFNVADLFNKTGYKKTYDIYSTPVIYLLDKDKKILAKRIGAEDLKPFIDRLLKETK; encoded by the coding sequence ATGTTGAATAAATTGACTTTTCTGTTTTTGATTGTATTAGGTTTTTCTGCGCAAGCAGCAGACGGGTATAAGATTAAGTGTAAAATTAAGGGAGCAAATGATTCTACCTGTTATTTAGCCTATTATTTTGGGGATAAACAGTATTTGAAAGATACTGCCAAGGCCGATGCAATGGGGAATTTGGAATTTAGTGGGGCGGAGAAATTACCTGGTGGTATTTATTTGGTGGTAGTTCCGAAAAAGAGGTATTTTGAAATAATTGTTGACAAGGAGCAAAACTTTTCTCTGGAAACAGATACAGCAGATTTTGCTCAAAACATGCATTTCAAAGGCACTAAAGAGAATGAAGTTTTTTATTCGTATTTACGATTCATTACCCAAAAGTCAAAAGATATTGAGCCATTGAGAGAGCAACTAAAGAAGGTAAGTGAGAAAGGCGATTCGGCTAAAAACATTAAAGCACAGATGGGAGAGATTGATAAACAGGTTAAAGAATATAAATTGAAGTTTATAGAGGATCATCCGGAAATGATGTTGTCAAAGGTTTTTAAGGCATCTCAAGAGCCTGAAGTGCCTGAAAATCCTAATAAGGATGATCAAACCTTTGCTTACAGATATTATAAAGCCCATTATTTTGATGGTGTTGATTTTACGGATGATAGATTGTTGCGTTCTCCGGTATTTGCTAATAAGGTTAAATATTACATGGATAAGTTGGTGGTACAGTCTCCCGACTCTTTAAATAAAGATGCTGAATATTTGGTGGAAAAAGGAAGGCCTAATAAAGAGGTATTTAAGTACTTGGTTTATTGGTTGACCAATACCTATGAGACTTCTAATTTAATGGGTGCTGACGCCATCTTTGTAAACATGGTTAAAAAGTATTATAAAACCGGTCAGGCATTTTGGGTAAATGATACAGTTTTGAAGAAGATTGTAGATAGAGCTGATCAGCTTGATAAGATTCTTATTGGTAAAACAGCCCCTGATTTATTGGTTCAGGATACCCTTTTAGCAAATTTTTCATTGAGCAAGTTTAATGCAAAGTATACCATTTTATATTTTTGGGATCCGGATTGTGGGCATTGTAAAAAAATCACTCCCAAGGTTTTAGAATTTTACAATGAGTACAAATCGAAGGGAGTAGAAGTATTTGCTGTTTGTACCAATTTTGGAGAGACAATGGATTTGTGGAAGAAAGGAATTAAGGAAATGAAATTGAACTGGTTTAATGTGGCGGATTTATTTAATAAGACAGGCTATAAAAAGACTTATGATATTTACAGTACTCCCGTAATTTACTTGTTAGATAAGGATAAAAAGATTTTAGCAAAACGAATTGGCGCAGAGGATTTAAAACCATTTATAGATAGACTGCTAAAAGAAACGAAATAA
- the hutU gene encoding urocanate hydratase: MISTNKPTIPATPTGTQLNCKGWVQEAALRMLHNNLDPAVAERPEDLIVYGGTGKAARNHDAFQLIVKSLKELNEDETLLVQSGKPVGILPTHKDAPRVIISNSMLVPHWATWENFRELEQKGLTMYGQMTAGSWIYIGSQGIVQGTYETFGEVARKHFGGSLKGTLSVTAGLGGMGGAQPLAVTMNEGVCLAAEMEEWRILKRLETRYCDEISYSIDAAIDKALEYKKEGINKSIGVVCNAVDLLQRLVDRNIVPDVLTDQTSSHDELVGYFPQNWSVEEAKVLRETNPNEYIRLSKETMCKHIELMLELQKRGAITFDYGNNLRGQAFAEGVKNAFDFPGFVPAYIRPLFCEGKGPFRWAALSGDPQDIYETDKLILELFPENEGLRRWITMAQERIAFQGLPARICWLGMGEREKAGLAFNELVKSGKVKAPIVIGRDHLDTGSVASPNRETESMKDGSDAIADWPILNALINTAGGASWVSLHHGGGVGIGYSIHAGMVIVADGTDDAARRLKRVLNNDPAMGVIRHADAGYDIALDTARKFRLNLQ; the protein is encoded by the coding sequence ATGATTTCGACCAATAAACCTACCATTCCGGCAACTCCGACAGGAACCCAATTAAATTGTAAGGGATGGGTTCAAGAAGCGGCCTTACGTATGTTACACAATAATTTAGATCCTGCTGTTGCAGAGCGTCCGGAGGATTTAATAGTATATGGTGGAACAGGAAAGGCGGCAAGAAACCATGATGCATTTCAGTTAATAGTAAAGTCTCTAAAAGAACTCAATGAAGATGAGACCTTACTTGTCCAAAGCGGAAAGCCGGTAGGAATATTGCCAACGCACAAGGATGCGCCAAGAGTAATTATTTCTAACTCCATGTTAGTACCACATTGGGCAACTTGGGAGAATTTCAGGGAGTTGGAGCAAAAGGGATTAACCATGTATGGACAAATGACAGCCGGGTCGTGGATTTATATAGGTTCTCAAGGAATAGTTCAAGGCACTTATGAAACTTTTGGAGAAGTTGCAAGGAAACATTTTGGGGGCAGCTTAAAAGGAACCCTATCTGTAACAGCAGGACTAGGAGGAATGGGAGGAGCACAGCCATTAGCGGTTACGATGAATGAAGGAGTATGCCTGGCCGCTGAAATGGAGGAATGGAGAATTTTGAAACGACTTGAAACCCGTTATTGTGATGAAATTTCTTACAGTATAGATGCTGCGATTGATAAGGCTTTAGAGTATAAGAAGGAAGGGATTAATAAAAGCATTGGAGTGGTATGTAATGCTGTAGATTTGTTGCAAAGACTCGTTGATCGGAACATAGTTCCGGATGTGTTAACCGATCAAACCTCATCGCACGATGAATTGGTGGGGTATTTTCCACAAAATTGGAGTGTAGAAGAAGCGAAAGTCCTTAGGGAGACAAATCCGAATGAATATATTAGGTTAAGCAAAGAAACCATGTGCAAGCATATTGAATTGATGCTTGAGTTACAAAAACGGGGAGCCATTACCTTTGATTATGGAAACAATTTAAGGGGTCAGGCATTTGCGGAAGGAGTGAAAAATGCATTTGATTTTCCAGGATTTGTTCCAGCATACATCAGACCATTATTTTGTGAAGGCAAAGGGCCATTTAGATGGGCTGCATTGAGTGGAGATCCACAGGATATTTATGAAACTGATAAATTAATTTTGGAATTATTTCCTGAAAATGAGGGCTTAAGACGTTGGATAACCATGGCTCAGGAACGAATTGCATTTCAGGGATTACCGGCAAGGATTTGTTGGTTAGGAATGGGTGAACGAGAAAAAGCCGGTTTGGCCTTTAACGAATTAGTTAAATCGGGAAAGGTTAAAGCACCAATTGTTATCGGAAGGGATCATTTGGATACCGGTTCTGTTGCATCTCCTAATCGGGAAACAGAATCAATGAAAGATGGTTCAGATGCCATTGCCGATTGGCCAATATTAAATGCATTAATTAATACAGCAGGGGGGGCAAGTTGGGTTTCATTGCATCATGGTGGAGGAGTTGGAATTGGTTATTCGATTCATGCAGGGATGGTTATTGTTGCGGATGGAACTGATGATGCTGCACGAAGGCTTAAACGAGTATTGAATAATGATCCGGCGATGGGAGTTATCAGGCATGCTGATGCCGGTTATGACATAGCTTTGGATACTGCCCGAAAATTCAGATTAAACTTACAATAA